From Phalacrocorax carbo chromosome 6, bPhaCar2.1, whole genome shotgun sequence, a single genomic window includes:
- the LOC104046135 gene encoding LOW QUALITY PROTEIN: olfactory receptor 10A5-like (The sequence of the model RefSeq protein was modified relative to this genomic sequence to represent the inferred CDS: inserted 1 base in 1 codon) yields the protein MDICTTSVIVPKILVNFLSQDKSISYIGCAAQLYFLIFLAAAKCYLLVAMAYDRYMAICNPLRHTIMMNRRVCLSLVLLSFLTGNVVSVVQTAWLFKLPLCGSNKINYFFCDTSPLTLLCTEISLYEIQGTTTAVLVIFTPFSLILLSYIFIISRILTMPSAKGRYKTFYTCSSYLLVVMLYXDAKKVLALSYTTITPMLNPIIYSLRKKDMKRILSTMTRKVRKR from the exons ATGGATATTTGTACTACTTCAGTCATTGTACCCAAGATTTTAGTGAATTTTCTGTCACAGGACAAGAGCATTTCCTACATAGGTTGTGCTGCCCAGCTGTACTTCCTGATTTTTCTAGCAGCTGCCAAGTGCTATCTTCTTGTTGCCATGGCCTATGACCGTTACATGGCCATTTGCAATCCCCTGAGACACACAATTATGATGAACAGAAGGGTTTGTCTTTCCCTAGTGCTGCTGTCTTTCCTCACTGGTAATGTTGTGTCAGTGGTGCAAACTGCTTGGCTATTCAAATTGCCATTATGTGGGTCTAACAAGATTAACTATTTCTTCTGCGATACCTCACCACTTACACTTCTGTGCACTGAAATATCTCTGTATGAAATTCAGGGTACAACAACTGCAGTATTGGTCATTTTTACaccattttctctcatcctcCTCTCCTACATCTTCATAATCTCCAGGATTTTGACCATGCCCTCTGCAAAGGGGAGATACAAGACCTTCTACACCTGTTCTTCCTATCTCCTAGTGGTGATGCTGT AGGATGCTAAAAAAGTGCTGGCTTTATCGTACACAACCATAACTCCCATGTTAAATCCCATTATTTACAGCTTGAGAAAGAAGGATATGAAAAGGATTTTAAGTACAATGACAAGGAAGGTGAGGAAAAGGTAA
- the LOC104046134 gene encoding olfactory receptor 6Y1 — translation MGGRNETNVMYFIFLGFPTTAELQLLLFSALLLAYLLTVLENFLIILIIRNNHALQKPMYFFLGNLSVLEIWYVSVIEPKMLIDFLSQDKHISFQGCMTQLYFFVTFICTEYILLAVMAYDRFLAICKPLQYSLIMNHQFCAQLTAGCWMCGLITSSIKLTFIAQLSFCDVDKINHYFCDISPLLNISCSDSSSAELVDFILALIVIMVPLCTVVTSYICIIFTMLKIPSSQGRQKAFSTCSSHLTVVILFYGTTLFTYAHPKVMYTYSANKLVSVLYTVVVPLLNPLIYCLRNKEVRFALRKTFSISVLLSELSRTLPTLSSFASES, via the exons ATGGGTGGGAGGAATGAAACCAATGTcatgtatttcattttcctgggtTTTCCCACCACTGCTGAACTGCAACTGCTCCTCTTCTCTGCTTTACTTCTGGCTTATTTATTAACTGTGTTGGAAAACTTCCTTATCATTCTCATCATCCGAAATAACCACGCTCTGCAAAAACCCATGTATTTCTTCCTAGGAAATCTGTCTGTCTTAGAGATCTGGTATGTTTCTGTTATTGAGCCAAAGATGCTCATAGATTTCCTCTCTCAAGACAAGCATATCTCATTCCAGGGGTGCATGACACAGTTGTATTTCTTTGTGACTTTTATTTGTACTGAGTACATTCTGTTAGCAGTTATGGCCTATGACCGTTTCTTGGCCATATGCAAACCTCTCCAGTATTCACTCATCATGAATCATCAGTTCTGTGCTCAACTGACAGCTGGCTGTTGGATGTGTGGTTTGATCACTTCTTCAATCAAGCTGACCTTTATAGCCCAGCTCTCATTCTGTGATGTAGACAAAATCAATCACTATTTCTGTGATATATCACCCCTACTGAATATCTCCTGCAGCGATTCCTCTTCAGCTGAGCTAGTGGACTTCATCTTGGCTCTGATTGTCATCATGGTGCCTCTGTGTACTGTGGTCACCTCTTATATTTGCATCATATTCACCATGCTGAAGATCCCTTCTTCTCAGGGGAGGCAAAAGGCCTTTTCCACCTGCAGCTCCCACTTGACTGTAGTGATATTGTTCTACGGCACCACTCTTTTCACTTATGCCCACCCTAAGGTCATGTATACCTACAGTGCTAACAAGTTGGTATCAGTCTTGTACACGGTAGTTGTGCCACTTCTGAATCCTCTTATATATTGTCTTAGAAACAAAGAAGTCAGGTTTGCCCTGAGGAAGACCTT TAGCATTTCAGTACTCCTTAGTGAGCTTTCCA GAACCTTACCAACTCTCTCATCATTTGCCTCTGAGAGCTGA
- the LOC104046133 gene encoding LOW QUALITY PROTEIN: olfactory receptor 5J3-like (The sequence of the model RefSeq protein was modified relative to this genomic sequence to represent the inferred CDS: inserted 2 bases in 1 codon; deleted 2 bases in 1 codon) has protein sequence MENHTKVTDFILVGFKSHPGSQPLLXLFSTICAVTVVGNACTILTVRMDSKLHTPMYFFLENLSFLDICYSSIITPKAALTLSLRRSIFSYNGCSSQMFFSLFGTTEAFFLAVMAYDCFIAICNPLLYKVIMNKRFCVFMVVGSYLSGCINCTTQTGFTFSLSFFGPKEINYYFCDVPAVMHASCSDTLANETVMLSLCGSIIVGTAFVVFISYAYIFTTIVQMLSAESRRKAFTCSSHMLTISLFFGTVFFTYAQPGATTSPDKNHTISILYIIIIPMLNPFIFHLYPPKQVKGFLKKQLKRIGFFSTFTKDENDQSTPSAKTGTRSDPPKDTVGAGRGARQALSIIYQQSWSTREVTDDWKLMNVVPPYKKGQKEDPGNYRPVSLTLVPEKVMKQIILNAITQHM, from the exons ATGGAAAACCACACCAAGGTAACTGACTTCATTTTGGTTGGGTTCAAATCTCATCCAGGATCTCAACCCCTTCT TCTGTTCTCAACAATCTGTGCTGTCACTGTGGTAGGAAATGCTTGCACGATCCTCACCGTTAGAATGGACTCCAAGCTGCACACTCCCATGTACTTTTTCTTAGAGAATTTGTCATTCTTGGACATCTGCTATTCCTCTATCATCACTCCTAAAGCAGCACTGACATTGTCACTGCGCAGAAGTATATTTTCCTACAATGGCTGTTCATCTCAGAtgttcttctctctctttggCACAACAGAAGCCTTCTTCCTTGCTGTGATGGCTTATGATTGCTTCATTGCCATCTGCAATCCACTGCTGTACAAAGTCATAATGAATAAAAGATTTTGTGTTTTCATGGTGGTGGGTTCTTATCTGTCAGGCTGCATCAATTGCACCACCCAGACAGGCTTTACATTCAGTTTGTCCTTTTTTGGGCCCAAAGAAATAAACTACTACTTCTGTGATGTTCCTGCAGTGATGCATGCCTCCTGCTCAGACACACTTGCCAATGAAACAGTAATGCTGTCTCTATGTGGATCAATTATTGTGGGCACTGCCTTTGTGGTTTTTATCTCCTACGCTTATATATTTACCACTATTGTCCAAATGCTTTCAGCTGAGAGCAGGCGCAAGGCCTTCACTTGCTCTTCTCACATGCTGACCATCAGCTTGTTCTTTGGGACTGTTTTCTTCACGTATGCTCAGCCTGGGGCCACAACTTCACCTGACAAAAACCATACCATCTCTATCCtctatattattattattcctatGCTAAACCCTTTCATCTTTCATCTATACCCTCCAAAACAAGTAAAAgggtttctgaaaaaa cagttaAAAAGGATAGGCTTTTTTAGTACCTTTACTAAGGATGAGAATGACCAGAGT ACTCCCAGTGCCAAGACTGGGACCAGATcagatccacccaaggatactgtgggagctggcagaggagctcgccaagcgctctccatcatttatcagcagtcatggtcaaccagggaggtcacagatgactggaaactcaTGAATGTGGTGCCCccctacaagaagggtcagaaggaggatccagggaactacaggcctgtcagcctgaccttggtgcctgaAAAGGTCATgaagcagatcatcttgaatgccattactCAGCACATGtag